In Rhizobium sp. 9140, the genomic stretch GGTGGCGCAATCCGGAGGAAAACCCATACATCTTCCGGATCGAGAACCGCAGTACCGTCACGTCTCACTACCATGACGTTGCTATGGCCATGGGCCAAGCTTGAACGGAGAGCCGTATGCGCTGAAAGGTGCACGTACGGTTCGGGGAGGAGAAGCGCATCTGCGCTTCTTACTCCACTGCCGATGGCGCGGGGATTCGTCCATCTCTGCGCCGTCGTGGACTGGTTCAGCCGGAGGGTTCTGTCGTGGCGGCTGTCGATTACGATGGAGGCGGACTTCTGCATCGAAGCCGTTGAGGATGCGCTTGCCCGTTATGGCAAGCCCGACATATTCAACACCGATCAGGGTTCGCAGTTCACCTCCATCGACTTCACCGCCGTGCTAAAGAAGGCGGAGATTGCCATCTCGATGGACGGCAAGGGCGCATGGCGCGATAACGTCTTCGTCGAGCGGCTCTGGCGGTCGATCAAATACGAGGAGGTATATCTCCACGCCTACAAGACCGTGTCCGAGGCTCGCGCTGGCATCGGCCGCTATCTGACCTTCTACAACAGCCGACGCCCACATTCATCCCTTGACCGGCAGACGCCGGATCAGGCCTACTTCAACGCGCTGACACCAATGATGGTGGCGGCATAATCGAGGCGGAAATCCACTTAGCAAAACGCCCAAAACTGTTCAGACAAACCGAGCCACCTCTGCCTCCGCATTGGACCCCGTGGCGGCGCATCGGTGATTAGGATCGCAAAAAAGTCGATTATTGAATGCAATGACCCAGGAATGCATAACCGCATCCAGGCGATCATCAGGACTTATGGTGCATGATGAGAGGCTTCCGTGAGGCCTGCAGTGATTGTCGGCCTCACCTACCTATTTTCCGAAACTTCGGATATCTCTGGCAATAAGACTGTTTGCCATCTCAGACCAAACCGCTTATTTGCCCCGGCTCGCGGCTACAACAGCATGAGGCATCAGGAATGCGGCAATGTCCTTAATGACATCCCTCAATTCACCCGGATTTTGGGCAACGTCTTCAACAAACGCTCGCCATTGCCGTTGCTTTTGCTGATCCTCGGCAAATGCTGCTGTTAAAGCATCCGGTAGGGCCGTTGGGACCGGCGTCTCACGCCGTTCGAAAGTGGCGATAATTGCCCGCGCCAACCTGTCATTGCTGAAATCGAACGACCTGCTGAGAATCCAGATGTCGTAGAAATCTTTCATCCTCGTGTTGGCACGCCCCAGCGCCACCATCGCCTGAAACTTCTCGGCAATGACGGTTTCCCGCGCGTAGCCCCGTAGTCGGGGTATTGGGAAGTCGAGCATTGAAGGATAGTCCAGCTCTTCGGCACCAGGCTCCACTGCATCGCCAAAACCGATGTCGATCGTCAGACTGATCCGGGCGCCGCTGATCGAGGCCGTCGTCCTAAGCCTGAGCCCGCCATACTCCAGTTCCTCGCGAATGCGGTCTACGCGAAGTGCATCAGCGTCGAATTCCACACCGTCACCGGCGTCCTGCACCAGAATCTCACGAAACGTCGCCAGCATCGGCTCAGCGCTCGGATCGCCGAAACCCAGCAGATCAAGATCGCGCGTGCCACGGTGCGGATCGTCGAACCAACTCATCATCAGCATCGCGCCCTTCAGCACAAAGCGGTCGGCATGCCGTGACTGACTGAGCCGGAAAAGCAGTCGCTCGAGGGCGAAGCGGGTCAGAACCAAGTCAAAGCTCTGGCCGCTTGCCTTGGCGAGTTGCAGCAGCCGTGCACGCACCGATGCGCCGATGTTCCTGATCTCCTTAGCCATTTGCGGTCAGCGCCTCAAGGTAAGGCCGAATCACGGTAATAACCCCGCCGTGCTCGGCCTGTCTTGCAATTTCGCCAGGAGTGGCCTTACGCTGCCGAAGCGCTTCCTGGAGGCCCTCGATCGCCACCGACAGGCCGATCTTGTTGCGATATCGGAAACAATCCGCGATTGTTTTGACGATGCCAAACACCTTTACGGGCACCCCCTCGATGACATGGGTCTCTACGCTTTCATTGAGCAGACTTTCGGTGAAACGCACGATGCGAAGGGGTATGCCGTCGGGTTTGGGAGGCCAGTCCTTCTGGCCGATGGCCAGCCATACCTGTCTCGGGAGCTGATCAGTCAGGCCGTGAAACGCGAGTGCCGACACAAGGCAGACCACGCCCTTGGGTATACGCTTGGCGACCTCAGCCAGACTGTGATTGGCGTCGAGCGGTGCATCGGAGAGCTGGTAAAGGCCGCGCGCAAGTCGGAGCACCTCCCCGTCCCGCTCCATGCGACTCATCGTGGCGGCCGTTACGCCAGCGTCGCGCAGTTCTACAAGGCGCGCGATCCCACGCGCCGTCAGGAGGGCTTGGGCGATGTCGCGCTGGGAGATAGATGCTGGCATTGATATGATAGCTCGGAACTAAGGATTTACTGTCCGAGGATTTGTATCAAACTTCGACCGTGGGGGGAAGCTTTAACACTCGGCAACTTTTCCAATCGCCCACTTTGTACCTTATTTAATTCGTCGCCACGCTGAAAATACAGTTGCGACGGTCATCGCCATCCCGAAGGTGTACACCAGCGGAGACCAATGATCACTAATCCATGGTTGCTGGGCAGCAAGCTCTGGCGGCAGGGTAATCGCAGCGATCGTGAATACTGCTGTAGCCCCACTAATCCCCGCCGCAGCATAATTCGCCGCTCTGTCTGTTGATTATGGGATGGCCCGCCCTTCCGAGAACATCGAGTATGATGTCTCTTTTGAAGAGAAAGGAGCCGAGCCATGCAGATTTCCATATTGGGTGTCGACATTGGGAAGAACAGCTTCAGTGTCGTTGGTGTTGACGGCCAGGGTGCCGTGATTTTGCGTCGAACAATGCGGCGACAGACATTGATTGATTTTGTCGAGAAGCTGCCACGCTGCGTCATCGCGATGGAAGCATGCTGCGGCGCACATCATCTTGGTCGGCTCTTTGCCGCTGCTGGTCATGAAGTGCGGCTTATGTCGCCGGAATATGTCAGGCCTTACGTAAAAGCACAGAAGAATGATGATCGAGATGCAGAGGGAATTGCCGAGGCGGCGTCTCGCCCGACGATGCGGTTCGTGGACCTGAAGAGCCAAGAGCAACTTGATATCCAGACGCTGCATCGGGTTCGATCACGCCTGGTTGCTGAGCGCACGACCTTGATCAATCAGCTCCGCGCAATTCTTCTGGAACGAGGTGTGGTGTTCCCTGCCGGGCGCGTGAAGTTCGAAAGTGCTCTTGATGACCTTATTGCCGGAGGCAACGACGTATTGTCGCCGCGCATCCGAAGCCTGATCCTGGAATTGCGAGACGAATGGCGAAGGCTCGACCAGAAGATTGAGACGTTGAACACGGAGTTCGTAGCGCTCGCCAAGCAGAACAGCGCAATGCGTCGTCTGACTTCAATACCTGGGATCGGTGTCTTGAATGCGACCGCGCTCGTTGCAGCGATCGGAGATGCCAGCAGCTTCCAGCACGCCCGAGATCTTGGAGCATGGTTGGGACTTGTGCCTCGTCAGTTCACGACCGGTGGCAAGGCGCGGCTGCTTGGCATAACCAAGCGCGGCAATACATATCTGCGAACCCTGCTCGTTCATGGTGCTCGAGCGGCGATGCACACGCTCAGTCAGAGCGACACGCCGATCGGCCAATAGCTCAGAGCGATGTTGTCCAGAGGCGTGGCGCGTAATGTCGTCATCGTGGCCTTGGCGAACAAACTGGCGCGTATCGCGTGGGCGGTGTTGCGCAAAGGTCTGCCATACGAGCGGTCCTATGGCGTCGCGGTAAATTAGGTAATTGGCTGCTCTGATGCGCAGCCTACGATGTTTGCGAGTGGAATGGAGATGGCCTGACAGTTGATCGGCGTTCAGATAGCCCAGCAGTGGAAATGGTTCTTGGAAACCGTGTTGATTATCGTGGCGCTGAACGTGCGGATATCCATCTTGGCCACGGTATGACCGTGAGACCGAATACGTTGAAGCAGACTGGTCAGGTATCAAAAAATCACTTGCAAGCAGGGCGGGCCATACGTTCCACTGAGAGCTGACCCGGCGGGGGTGCGGACGAAAACTTGGACCACCAGCAGGAGGTAGTTCATGTATTCCTACGCAGACAGACTTCGAGCCGTTGAGCTCTACATCCGGCTTGGCAAGCGGCTCAAGGCAACCATTCGGCAGTTGGGTTACCCCACAAAGAATGCTCTGAAGGGTTGGTACCGCGAGTACGTCGAGAATCGCGACTTGCGTGTTCAGGCGGTAGCTCGAGCACCAAAATTTTCCGAGGCCCAAAAGCAGGCTGCCCTTGAGCATTACCGCACTCACGATCGTTGCATCTCTTCAACGATGAGGGCGCTTGGCTACCCTGGTCGCGGAACTCTAACCGGATGGGTCCGGGAGGCCTTTCCGGAGGCGCGCTCATCCATGGTTGGTCGATCTTGGCGCCGTGGCTATTCCGATGAGATCCGGCAAGCAGGGGTCATAGGTCTCTGTAGTGGAGATGAAAGCGCTCAACAGGTGGCTGACCGGCTGGGCGTCTCAAGGCCGACATTGTATAGCTGGAGAGACCAGCTTCTCGATCAGGAGGCTTCTTCATCCATGAAACGCCGCAAAACCGACGCTAAAGCGCCAGAACGTGAAGAACTCGAGCGACAGCTCGAAGCCCTCCAGCGCGATGTCCGCCAGTTGCAACTCGAGCATGACCTCCTGAAGAAGGCCAATGAACTGCTAAAAAAAGGCCTGGGCGTCGATCTGCAGATCCTGTGTCAACGGCGGAGTAAAATCCTGCCACGCGGCGGCGCAAAAGTCGGCCACTTGTGGCGCGCGCATGAGACCGCCGGGAGGGCTTAGGCCCGAGCGGGGGTCTCATGCGCGCGTTGCGATTTTCGAAGGGCGTCAGCCGGCCTTTCGGGCGCGGCTTTGGGCGAGACGATAGCTGTCGCCGTTCATCTCGAGGATGCTGACGTGATGGGTGATGCGGTCGAGCAAAGCGCCGGTCAGGCGCTCGGACCCCAAGGTTTCCGTCCATTCGTCAAAAGGAAGGTTGCTGGTGATCAGGGTCGCGCCTCGCTCGTATCGTTGCGAGATCAGCTCGAACAGCAATTCCGCGCCGGTCTTTGACAGCGGCACGAAGCCCAGTTCATCGATGATCAACAGCTGGTAGGCGGCCATCTGCTTCTGGAACCGGATGAGACGCCGCTCGTCGCGCGCCTCCATCATCTCGCTGACCAGTGCGGCCGCTGTCGTGAACCCAACGGACAGGCCCTTCTGGCAGGCGGCCAGGCCGAGGCCGAGCGCCACATGGGTCTTGCCCGTGCCGCTGGGGCCGAGAGCGATAACGTTCTCCCTGCGCTCGATCCATTCGCAGCGCGCCAGTTCCAGCACCTGCATCCTGTTCAGCTTTGGGATGGCGGCGAAGTCGAAACTGTCGAGGCTTTTGACGACCGGGAACCTGGCCGCCTTGATGCGACGCTCGACCTTGCGACGGTCCCGTTCGATCATCTCCCGCTCGGCAAGCCGGGTGAGGTATCCGACATGATCGACGCCTTCGGTGGCGCACAGCCGGGCCAGCTTCTGGTACTCGCGCTGGAAACTCGGCAGCTTCAGGGTTTTGAGATAATGGGTGAGAAGGATCTCGGGTGCTTGGGTGTTCATGCGACTTCTCCCGCATCCGACGACAGGAGACGCATATACGCCTTCGCCGATGTCGTCTCGACCGTCGCCCTCGGCAAATACGGGTAGATGGACAGGTCCAGTCTGGGCGGCCGGCGTTCCACCCGGCACAGGATCAGATGCTTGACGGCGTCAAAGCCAATGGCGCCAAGCTGGATCGCCTGCTTCACCGCCGCATGCAGATCGGCGAGTTCGAAGCTCTCCAGCAGGCGGAGGACCTGCACGTACTCACGCCGGCCGTGTTTGGCCATGCGGCCTTCCATCAACCGGCGCAGCGTAGCGAACTCTTGCGGCAAGTCCCAGCCCTGGAGGGGCGCTGCCTGATCCAGCGAATTGATCTTCTGCTCGATCAGCGGCAGGTAATGGACAGGATCGAAGACGACGTCTTCCCGTTCCCAGCACCGAGGATGGCGGGCGATGATCTCGCCACGGCCACCAATGACCACTTCGTTGACATAGCCGCGCACCCACACATCCTGATGGCCATAGGCGACCGGGACGGAATAGTCGTTGGTCTTGTAGCGCACCAGCGACTGCGCCGTCACCTTGGCACTTGCCTGGTCGCAGGCATCAAATGGCGAGGCTGGCAAGGCGCGCATGGCAGCCAGATCGCGCCGCAAGCGCTCGCCGATCGTCTCGCTCTCGCCGCGCAGCCTGTCGCGCTGGCGCTTCCGGCACTGCTCCTCCAGAAAGGTGTTGAACGCCTCCCATGTCGCAAACTGCGGGATCGGTACCATGAAGTTGCGCCGGGCATAGCCGACGAGACCCTCGACGTTCCCCTTGTCGTTGCCCTTGCCGGGACGGCCATAGCGATC encodes the following:
- a CDS encoding nucleotidyl transferase AbiEii/AbiGii toxin family protein, coding for MAKEIRNIGASVRARLLQLAKASGQSFDLVLTRFALERLLFRLSQSRHADRFVLKGAMLMMSWFDDPHRGTRDLDLLGFGDPSAEPMLATFREILVQDAGDGVEFDADALRVDRIREELEYGGLRLRTTASISGARISLTIDIGFGDAVEPGAEELDYPSMLDFPIPRLRGYARETVIAEKFQAMVALGRANTRMKDFYDIWILSRSFDFSNDRLARAIIATFERRETPVPTALPDALTAAFAEDQQKQRQWRAFVEDVAQNPGELRDVIKDIAAFLMPHAVVAASRGK
- a CDS encoding type IV toxin-antitoxin system AbiEi family antitoxin domain-containing protein, producing the protein MPASISQRDIAQALLTARGIARLVELRDAGVTAATMSRMERDGEVLRLARGLYQLSDAPLDANHSLAEVAKRIPKGVVCLVSALAFHGLTDQLPRQVWLAIGQKDWPPKPDGIPLRIVRFTESLLNESVETHVIEGVPVKVFGIVKTIADCFRYRNKIGLSVAIEGLQEALRQRKATPGEIARQAEHGGVITVIRPYLEALTANG
- the istB gene encoding IS21-like element helper ATPase IstB produces the protein MNTQAPEILLTHYLKTLKLPSFQREYQKLARLCATEGVDHVGYLTRLAEREMIERDRRKVERRIKAARFPVVKSLDSFDFAAIPKLNRMQVLELARCEWIERRENVIALGPSGTGKTHVALGLGLAACQKGLSVGFTTAAALVSEMMEARDERRLIRFQKQMAAYQLLIIDELGFVPLSKTGAELLFELISQRYERGATLITSNLPFDEWTETLGSERLTGALLDRITHHVSILEMNGDSYRLAQSRARKAG
- the istA gene encoding IS21 family transposase; this encodes MELYLKVRLACSEGMSRRQAAKHFNISRDSVSKMLSYSTPPGYQRQSPIRRPKLDAFVSTIDHWLDEDRQVPRKQRHTAKRVFDRLRDECGFTGGYTIIKDYMRERDQRRQEVFVPLSHPPGHAQADFGEAMVVIGGVEQKAHFFVLDLPHSDGCYVRAYPAAVAEAWVDGHVHAFAFFGAVPQSIVYDNDRCLVAKILPDGTRKRATLFSGFLSHYLIRDRYGRPGKGNDKGNVEGLVGYARRNFMVPIPQFATWEAFNTFLEEQCRKRQRDRLRGESETIGERLRRDLAAMRALPASPFDACDQASAKVTAQSLVRYKTNDYSVPVAYGHQDVWVRGYVNEVVIGGRGEIIARHPRCWEREDVVFDPVHYLPLIEQKINSLDQAAPLQGWDLPQEFATLRRLMEGRMAKHGRREYVQVLRLLESFELADLHAAVKQAIQLGAIGFDAVKHLILCRVERRPPRLDLSIYPYLPRATVETTSAKAYMRLLSSDAGEVA